One part of the Populus alba chromosome 18, ASM523922v2, whole genome shotgun sequence genome encodes these proteins:
- the LOC118034350 gene encoding AP2/ERF and B3 domain-containing transcription factor At1g51120 produces the protein MEEETVSLISNGETSVVEEFSDSNSSTHPFPASKRARSGSNISASKFKGVVPLPNGHWGCQIYANHQRIWLGTFKSEKEAAMAYDSAALKLRSGDSRRNTPLTDVTVEEPKFQSYFSTEVVLNMIKDGTYQCKFANFIRTCSQSTVETELSLKLMMPQSNQGLTCKQLFQKELTPSDVGKLNRIVIPKKYAIKYFPRISESAEEVEAADKMDGVMLAFHDKSMKLWKFRYCYWKSSQSYVFTRGWNRFVKEKKLKANDTISFSLCERGETVDSAAQTFYMIGVNNRENSGGTAELSSQSIASKVELQLRIDRDSTVRKKERMRGANKRTQNAEKTGFKLFGIQII, from the coding sequence ATGGAAGAAGAAACTGTGAGCTTGATTTCAAATGGAGAAACATCTGTAGTTGAAGAATTTTCAGATTCAAATAGCAGCACTCATCCTTTTCCGGCAAGCAAGCGTGCAAGGTCTGGCAGTAATATCAGCGCTTCAAAATTCAAAGGGGTTGTGCCACTGCCAAATGGTCACTGGGGTTGTCAAATATATGCCAACCACCAACGGATTTGGCTTGGAACCTTTAAATCTGAAAAGGAGGCAGCTATGGCTTATGATAGTGCAGCATTAAAACTTCGGAGTGGCGATTCCCGGAGAAATACCCCCCTAACTGATGTAACTGTTGAAGAGCCAAAATTTCAGAGTTATTTCAGTACTGAAGTCGTTCTTAATATGATAAAGGATGGTACCTACCAATGCAAGTTTGCTAATTTTATAAGGACATGCTCCCAAAGTACTGTTGAGACTGAACTTAGCCTTAAGCTTATGATGCCACAGAGCAATCAAGGCCTGACATGTAAGCAACTGTTTCAAAAGGAGCTAACACCAAGTGATGTTGGTAAACTAAATAGGATTGTCATCCCTAAGAAATACGCTATCAAGTACTTCCCCCGTATTTCTGAAAGTGCTGAAGAAGTTGAGGCAGCTGACAAAATGGACGGTGTGATGCTTGCTTTCCATGACAAGTCTATGAAGTTGTGGAAATTTCGGTATTGTTATTGGAAGAGCAGTCAGAGTTATGTCTTCACAAGGGGTTGGAACCGATTCGTGAAGGAGAAAAAGTTGAAGGCAAATGACACTATTTCTTTCAGTTTGTGTGAGAGAGGAGAAACTGTAGATTCTGCTGCTCAAACATTCTATATGATTGGTGTGAACAACCGTGAAAACAGCGGTGGCACCGCGGAGTTGTCCAGCCAAAGCATTGCGTCTAAGGTAGAGCTGCAGCTTCGCATCGACCGTGATAGTACTGTCAGGAAGAAGGAGAGAATGAGGGGCGCAAACAAGCGAACGCAAAATGCTGAGAAAACGGGCTTTAAACTCTTTGGCATACAAATTATCTGA